In Thermoanaerobaculia bacterium, the sequence TCAAGCGTGAGGGTGAATGGCGCATGCTCGCGCTACAGATGCAGCCAAGAGCATCGAAGCACTCTCCTTGACCGCTGATGCTCAATTTTCCCAGGAACGAGAGTTCGAGATTCTCAGGGTTGATCGCTGGTGCGGCGCAGTGCCAGAGCGCCGCGAGGAACTCATTCTTGCCTGTCACTAAGCTTCGCAGGCAGTCGCCTAACCATTCGCTGCAGCCGACGCGCCTGTTGCGCCACGGCTCGCTTCGCTCGGTGAACGCTGTGGGGCGCGCGGCTGAGCTCATGATCCGTTAGGCGACCTTGTGAACGCTGAAGAGCAGGACTCAACTTCGCTTGAGTTCTTCTATGACCCTCAACTCCGAGGGCAAGCGCGGATGGCGATGTGGCTCTGCGCTGGCTTTGGCCCATTGGTTCTTTTCCTTGCGACGAAGAGCCCACCGAAGACCACGGGAGATTTCTGGATCTTTGCTGGGCTTCTCGGTGTAGCGATTCTCGGGTTCCCGCTCGCCCGCTGGCTGTATCGCCTTCTGTCCGTCAAGGTTGTTGTCTCCGAGTCCGGTATCTCGACTGTCCGAGGTGACAACACCGAGTCGTTTTTCACCTGGTCCGAGATTGCGCGCCTAAGTTACAGTCGATTCAACATGCGATTGGTCCTGCACTCCCAGTCGCGCGATAGGCGACTCGCAGTCGAGAAACAGGTCGTTGAGTACGAGCGTCTTCGCGACGTGGTCCTAAAGCGCACGGGTCTGCCAATTGAAGTACGCTGGTGGTAGGTCGCCTAACCAGTCGCTCGAGCAGACGCGTTGGGCGCGCTCGGCCCGCTTCGCGGTTCGCCAATGGTGGCGCGCCGCTAAGTTCCAGATCCGATAGGCGGCACTCGGATCAGTCAAGAATGCTCGACCGCTCGGAAAAGAGGAGCCGACGATGACCCCAAGTGCCGCTCGCGAGAATCAGGTTGAGGCGAACAAGGCAACCGTCCGGCGCATGCTGTCGGACCTGAGCAACAGGAATGTCGCGGGCTTCACGGAGGCGCTCGCCTCGGATTATGTCCGCCACTCCCAGGCGATGCCTCCAGAGCTTCAGGAGCTTCGCGGGAGGAATGTGATGCACGAGTGGTTGAGCTCGTGCTTCGTCACGTTCCCGGACTATCACGAAGAGGTCGAGTGGCTGGTCGGTGAGGGCGACTTCGTCGCATGGCGCTCGCGAGCTAGAGGCACACAGGCGGGGCCGTTTGGACCATTCCCGCCGACGCACAGGCAGATGGACCTTGTCATCATCGGCATGCACCGCTTCGACGATGGGCTGGTGGCGGAAACCTGGACCTCGTGGGACAACCTTGCGGCGTTGACGCAACTGGGCCATATGGGCGGCGAAACATAGCGGTGCGAGGAGCAATGGAACGAGGCGAGGCGCGCCCTGACGCCTGACCAGTCGTTCGAGCGGACGCGTTCGGCGCCAGCGCCCGGCTTCGCCGGCCCGCCAATTGTGGCGCGCCGCTCAGCTCCAGATCCGTTAGACGGCGCTTGACCCGTTCCTTATACTCTTCGAGTGAAGGTCCGAGAGCTCATCCGGCTTCTTGAAAGGGACGGGTGGGTCGTCGTGCGGACCAGGGGGAGTCACCGGCAGTTTCATCATTCTTCGAAGCGCGGAACTGTGACCGTGTCTGGTGGACTAGGCGTGGATGTTCCGACAGGGACCTTGCGCAGCGCATTGAAGCAAGCCGGCCTGATCGAGGAAAAGGAGTAGGCGAATGCAATACCTAGTCGTCATTGAGAAGGGTGACTCGAGTTTTGGAGCCTATGTTCCTGATCTCCCTGGCTGCATTGCTGCCGCCGAGACGGAGGACGAAGTTCGGGTCCTGATTCGTGAAGCGATCGAGCTTCACATTGAAGGTTTGAAAGAGGATGGTGCGCCAATCCCACTTCCCTCCTCCTCGGGCACACTCGTTGAAGTGGGCGCCGCCTAACACCTATCAGGCCCCCGTCTGTCAACACCCGTAGCTTCTCTGTGACGAGCTTCTGCGCTCGTCGCGTCCGGCGGGACGTTCTCGCTCTTCATCGTCGCTGACTTGGCTTCGCGGTTCGGTGTTTCGCGACGTGGCGTCGCTGCACCCAACACCTATCGAGGCTCGTCGCGCACCGTGAGGCGCGTGGCTGCGGGGTTTGCCCGCGGCGTCCCAGAAGCTCCTTCGTGCCCTCGTTCCGTCCGATCGATTCGTGGACCTCGAAGGATCCGTTGGTTGCGGGCTCGAAGGAGGGGCGGCGTCGTAAAAAGAACAAGAGAATGGGAAGGGGAAGAAGCGCCGGCGTCTTTTCAATTCGGCTAGCTTTCCGATCGTGGGACTCCTGGACCGTTCCGTCGGGTGATCCGGTCGACAGCTGTAGACTTCCCGGCATATGGCACCTCGATCGAAGGACTGGTCGGCTGTCCCGGGACGGTCGTGGGAATGGGCCGAGGGCTCGTCCACCAGCGGCGTTCACACCTGCGAAGGCAAGCTCGTGTGGTGGACACGCCCGGGAGGCGCAGGCGGCTACTTCGGCGAAGTAGCATCGGAGCAGAGCTTCGACGCGTTTCTCGAGGCGGGTCCTGCCGTCTTCGTTCCCGACGACGTTGCCCGCGAGCTGCGAGCCCTCCTCGAAGCATCCGAGTGACTTGGCGGGTACGCAAACGTTGTCTGCCTTGCCGTGCGCGACGCGTCCAACATCGACGCAGTCGAGAGCGCTGCCCGACGTCGGTTGGACCTCCGGCTTCACCCCTCGGGTGCATGCGGACGGATCGCCCAACCCCACTTTACAGCGGCGGATAGCCGGGCCTTCGGCCGGACCTTGCCGCGGAACTCCTGCGCCGCCAGGCGCCAACCCATCCCTTCAGCGAGGTGACGTGATGCGTACCCGGTGGTTCGGCCTCCTTGTCGCTTTGGCAGCAGCCAGTCCCACGCTGGCGCAAAGTCCGGCGCCGGCGCCGGCGAAGGCCCCACCGCAGGCAACCGCGATCCGCTCGACAGAGATCCTGGCGGAGGCGCAGCGCAACCCTGCCGGCGCCCTCGCGGACTCCGTGCTGCGGGTCGTTCCGATCGAGTCGAGCTACAACGTCGGAGTTTCGGTCGTCCGCCGCTCTCGGGTGGAGGGAAAGACGCCGCCGGATGCGATTGTGCATGACGCCATTACCGAGGTCTATCAGATCCTCGAAGGCAGGGGCGTGCTCGTCACCGGGGGGACGCTCGAAGCTCCCACCGCCTTCCCCCTCGACGGTCCGATTGTCCGTCAGATCATCGGACCGAGCGCCTTCGGCAAGGTGATTCTGGGCGGGACACGACAGGAGGTCGGGCCAGGAGACATTGTGGTCATCCCTCCGCACACCGCTCATGGCTTCGTCGAGATCACGACGGAGCAGATCCTCTACACGCTCATTCGGATCGATCCACAGCAGCTCCTCGAGTTGCGCAGCAAATCGAACTGACGGCCTCTCAGTCGCCGCCAGACAGTTCCTCCAGGCCGCTAGTCCAGATCGCTGAAGGTGCTAGCCTTTCCCATCGTCAGCGTCCTTCGGCGTTGTTGTGCGCCGGCTGGTCGACACCTCCGGCGCCATCCAGGACGATTGGATCGGCAGACCACTCGACCCATCATGCGAAACCGTGCTTTCTAGGGGCATCTTCAGATCATGAACGCCTCACAGCTGAACACTCAGTCTGCGGCCGAGCGACGGGCGGCGGAAGCCGCATTGCGTGCGCTGATCGCCAGGTTCGCTCCCGCGCAGGTAAGGCTCGTCGGCGCGCTGCGACGGTCTCTCCTCGAGCGACTGCCGACCGCCCATGAGCTGGTGTACGAATACCGCGACTGGATCGTCATCAGCTATTCGCCGAGCGAGCGCGGCTACGAGGGCGTGCTTGCGATCCGCGCGGACGCTGCGGGGGTGAAGCTGTACTTCAACAGTGGCAAGGGATTGCCGGATCCCGAGAAGCTGCTGCGGGGCTCCGGAACCCAGGCGCGGTGGGTTTCCGTGGAGAGCGCGTCCACCCTCGCCCGTCCGGCGATCGTGCGCCTGGTCGACGAGGCCCTCGCTCGCAGCGGCGTGCCGTTCCCGAGCACCGGCCGCGGGCCGATCGTCATCCGTTCGGCTTCGAAGAAGAAGGGTTGAATTGCCCGTTACCTCTCGAGGCCGGAGTTGTTCTTCCCGGCAAGGATGGCAACCATTGGAAGTCGCCGCCTCGTCTTTGCGAGTATTCTTGACAGGCAGCTCTTCTGGACGTTGGGGTCCAGCGAAGAGATCCAGCGGTCGCCTTCTGTGTCGGCGGCGTTGGATGGCATCGACCTCATGCAGGCAATCGTCCGCGCTGCACGCCGACTCTACGCTCCACGACTCAAAAGGAGCCCGCTCACAGGCGCAGCTCCGGTGAGGCTCTGCTGGGATGCGCCGGTGAGCTCGGGATCTGTTAGGCCGCTTTGGAGATCGCTGAATTGGAACTCGACAGTCATTTTCTCTGGTTCGTGCTCGCCGGCTTCGTCGCGCAACTGATCGATGGTGCGCTCGGAATGGCCTATGGAGTCTCGGCCTCGAGCCTGTTGATGTCCTTCGGACTTCCGCCTGCGGTGGTGAGTGCGACGGTACACGCGGCCGAGTGCTTCTCGACGGGAGCCTCCGCGATCTCGCACCGGGCTTTCGGAAACGTCAACACGGCGCTGTTCCGTCGCCTGCTCGTTCCCGCCGTCCTGGGTGCCGTGGTCGGCGCCTATTTGTTGGCGAGCTTTCCCGGCGAGGCGATGCGGCCCGTGATCGCGGTCTATCTTCTCGGCATGGGGGCGATCATCATCGTCAAGGCATTTCGGGAGTTTCCGCCGCGAACGGTGTCGACGCATCTGGCTCCTCTCGGATTCGTGGGTGCCTTCGTCGACGCTGTCGGTGGTGGCGGGTGGGGGCCCATCGTCGCGAGCACGCTCATCGCGCGCGGAAATGACGTGCGGAGCACGGTTGGAAGCGTGAATGCGGTGGAGTTCTTCGTCACCGTTGCGGCGTCCATCACGTTCCTGGCAACGATCGGCCTCAGCAACTGGTCCGTCATTCTGGCCCTGGCGCTGGGCGGCCTGCTGGCGGCTCCGCTGGGGGCCTGGGCGTGCCGACATGTTCCAGTCAAGCCCTTCATGGTCGGAGTCGGCGTCCTGGTCTGTCTCCTCAGCCTGCGTACACTGATTCAGTACGTCCGCGCGGCCTAGCCTCTGCTTTCGGCTGCGGATGCGAGCACTTCGCTATTCCATCCATGTCTCGTTGTTCCGGCTCGGGTCGAGTTGCGAACGGGACGGCATACGGGGGGAGACAAGAGCCATGAAGAGAAGCGGGCTGTTTCAAGGGGCTACCGTCGCGGCGCTTTTCTTTGCTGCCTGCGCGGCGCCGACGAGTGAATCGGTGGAGAATGCGAGCACCGAAGCGGCCGGGCCAGTCGCGCCGACGCCCACCGCGGAGGCGCTGCTCGCCCTCGAGAGGGAGGCGAACGAGGCCTATTTCAAGGGTGACGCGGCGTCTTTCGCGGGGCTGTTGAACGAACCGTTCGTCATGCTCGGGGCGGACGGCGCGCGCCTGGACAAGACGGCAACCACCGAGATGGTTGCCGGCGTCCGGTGCGATGTGGAAGACGGCTGGACGCTCGATGAGCCGCGACTTTCGAAGATCGATGCCGACATCTACGTGCTCAGCTACAGGAGCACGGTCGATGGCACCTGCACGCTCGATGGCAGGACCGAGAAGGCCCTGAGCTCCGTGCGGGCGGCGACCGTCTGGGTCCGGAGCGGCGAGACGTGGCGGGCAGCCTTTCACGGCGAGAACCCGATCTTCGATCCCCGAACCGGCGAAGCGCCCCCCGCCGAGACAGCGAAGAAGATGGAGGCGTCGAGCCAGGACGCCGGGGCCGCGCTGGAGGCGAGGCCGGGGGCTCCCGCCGCCGACCCTGCCACCGCCGCGATGGTGGCGATCGAAACCGCGGTCTGGGAGGGCTGGAAGGCGCGCGACGCCAAAGTCCTCGAAGAGCTGACGGCAGACGACCTTGCCTTCGTCGATATCTTCGGCAACGTCACGTCCGGCAAGGCCGAGACCCTCCGCTTCTGGACCGGGCATTCGTGCGAAGTGAAGAGCGTTCGCGTGGCCGACGGCGCGCGCACCTCCCTCTCTTCGACCGTGGCCATCCTGACCTTCAAGGGAATCCTCGAAGGCACATGCGGCGGCCAGAAGTTTCCCCTGATCCACGGGACATCGGTCTACACGAAGGACGGTGATGCCTGGAGGCTCGCGTTCACGCTGAATCATCTGGTGCGGCGGCAGGGCTGAGCGCTGCTCAGAGCGGGAGGAGCCCCAGGCCGACGGGCGACTCCCTGGCGACGAAGGCGCGGAAAGCGCGCTGGCGGGCCTCGATTTCGGCGGCGAGCGACACGAAGTCGGGGAGCTCGTGGAGCGTCGCGAGGGCAGCGTCCTTGCGCATCCAGGGGGCGTCCCAGTAGCCGAGGTTCGCGGCCTTGCGGATCCACTCGAGAGCGGCGGGGGCGTCGCCCAGCAGGGCGTGCACTTTGGCGATCCAGTAGGTGAACGTGCCGTCAGCGGCCGCGCCGGGCTCGGCGGTGACGAGCAGTTCGCGCGCCCGGGCCCGCGCCGTGCCGCCGATGCCACCGATGCCACCGATGCCGCCGATACCGCCAGCGTCGGTGGGGTCGCCGGGCTCGGTGGCCAGGACGAAGGCGAGGACGCCCTGGGCGATCGGATCGGCGGGGTCGAGCGCGTAGGCCTGCTCGATCCAGCGGCGCGCCTCGGCGTGATCGCCGGCGTACCAGGCGGCGATGCCACGCCAGTAGTTGTAGTGCGCGAACTTCGGCCGCCGGGCGACCAGCGCCGACGCCTCGGCGCGGGCCTCGTCGAGGCGGCCCTCGTAGATCAGCACCGAGAGCCGGCGGATCGAATAGGCGAAGCGGTCGTCGAGCGCCGCCGCGCGCTGCTGCGCGGCGAGCGACGCCGCCCAGAGCCCCGCGTTCTTGAACAGGTAGGACAGACCGTCCCAGGCGGCGGCGTGTGCCGGGGAGCGCTCGACAGCGCGCGCGAAGTCGAGGAAAGCGCGTTCGTTCTCGCCGCGTTCGAGGTGGATGAGGCCGAGGACCGTGCGCGCCTCGATCGAGCCGGGCTCGAGGACCAGCGCCTCGGAGACCGCCTGCTCGGCGCGCGCATAGAGCTCGACGTCGCCCGCGAACTCGGCGGTCTCGGCGTCGTGGCGGCCCAGCCGCACCAGGAGTGCGGCGCGCTGCGCCACCGACGCCTCGGGCGGGAGCTTCGCCGCGAGCTCGAGCGCCTTGGCGAGGAGCGGCCGCGCGTCGCGCGGGTTGCGCGCCGCGGCGAGCTCGGCGGCGGCCAGGGTGTGCTCGATGGCGCGCGGAAGATCGCGGCCCAACTCGAAGTGCAGCGCCAGGGCGACGCGCACCGTCTCCAGCCGGCCGGCGTGGAGAGCCACCAGCGCCTCGGCGGTCAGCAGGTGCTTCGCGGCCCGGCGCTTCGGTGCCAGGGTGTCGTAGAAGGCGTGCTGATAGAGCGAATGCACGAAGCGGTAGCGCTGGCTCGAATGGCCGCCGGCGAGCTCGAGATCGCCGATCGGCTCGACCAGGCGATGGGCAGCCTGGAGCGTCCGCAAGCGCTCTTCGATCTCCATTTCGTCGCGCTCGGTGAGACGCGCCACGACGGCGGCGGTGAACTCGAGGCCTTCGACGCTCGCCACGGAGAGCATCCGGCGGTCGGCGTCGTCGAGCCGGTCGACCTTGTCGCGGATGAGCGCCACGATCCCTTCCGGGACGATCCTGTCCATCGAGTCGAGCGAGCGCGCGAGCACCACGCGGTCGCCGTCGCGGGCGACCGCCCCCGACTGCAGGAGGTGGTTGAGGACGTTCAGGAGAAAGAGCGGGTTGCCCTCGGTGCGGCGCAGCGCGAACTCCACGAGCTCTCTTGGCGGCGGCGCTCCGAGCTCGCGTTCGAGGAAGGCCGCGACCTCGCTGCCGGCGAACGGCGCCGGGGAGATCTCGCTCCAGGGGAGGTTGCCGCGGCCGAGACTGGCGAGCGCGGCGCGCAGCGGGTGGCGCTGGGACTCGATGTCGGCCGGGCGGTAGGTTCCGACCAGCATCAGCTTCAGGTTCTCCAGCCGCGGCGCGAGATAGACCAGCAGCTCGACGCTCGCCGGATCGGCCCACTGCAGGTCTTCGAGCAGCAGGACCAGCGGGCGGGGATCGCCAGCGGGGCCCGCGGCGCCGGCGCCCCCGCTACCTGCGATCGCCGCGACGAAGGCCGCGAACTCGCGGGGCATGCGGTCGCGCGAACGCATGCCGGCGAGCGCCTCGCCCGCTACGGCGTCGGTTTCGGTCGCGAGGCCCGGGAAATGCACCGCCCAGGTCGGCGCGAGCTCGAGGAGCCGCGGCGCGAGCCACGCGCGCTCGCCGCCGGCGAGGAGATTCCCGAGAGCATCGAGGAAGGGGGAGTAGGCCTCCGCCGAACCGAAATGCTCCGGCGAACGCCCGAGCGCGAGCAGGGCCCGCGGGGCGGTCATCCGCGCCCGGCGCAGAAAGGCGTGCGCCAGGGTCGATTTGCCGGCTCCGGGCTCGCCGGCGATGGTGACGAGCTGCCCGCTGCCGGCGGCGGCCATCTCCAGGAGCTCGGTGAGCCACGCGAGCTCCTCGCCGCGCCCGATCGGCTCGGGCGGAGCGCCGCTCGAACGGTCGCGCACCGCGCGCCGCAAGCGCGCCGCGGCGCCGGACTGGGCGACGGGAGTCGCCGCCGCAGCGACGAACGGCACCGGGTTCTCGTCCGTCTGCTCCTCGCACGCCCGCTCGAGTCCGGCGAGAAACTCTCCGGCGGAGGGCGGGCGCGCGTCGGGATTCTTGGCGAGCGCCCGCATCACGGCGAGCGACAGCGCCCGGCCGAGCCGCGGCGCGACCGTGTGCGGCGGCCGCGGCTCCTCGGTGAGATGGGCGAGGAGGACCTCCTGCGCCGTGCCGCGGCGGAACGGCACCTCGCCGGTGAGCAGGGTGTAGGCGATGACGCCGAGGCTGTAGATGTCGCTCGCCGTGCCGGCCGGTCGCCCCTGGCACTGTTCGGGACTCATGAAGAACGGTGAGCCGATGGCGTGGCCGCCGGTGAGCCCGGGGTCTTCGCTGTCGAGCATCCGGGCCAGGCCGAAGTCGGCGACCTTGGCGACCCCGCCGTTGAAGAGGATGTTGCCGGGTTTCAGGTCGCGATGGACGATCCCCTGGCGGTGTGCCGCGTCGACCGCCGCGGCGATGCCGCCGAGCAGGTGGACGACCTCGGCGGCGGGCAACGCGCCGCGGTCGGCGATGCGCTCGGAGAGCGCACCGCCCTCGCAGAACTCCATCGCGAGGTAAGGCTCGCCCTCTTCGGTGCGGCCGAAGTCGAAGACCGTGACGACGTGCGGGTGCACCAGGGCGCCGGCGGCACGGGCCTCGCGGCGAAAGCGCGCGAAGGCGACCGGCGAGGGAAAGAGCTCCGAGAGCAGGACCTTGATCGCGACCGGCCGGTCCATCTCCTCGTGCAGCGCCCGATAGACGACGCCGGCACCCCCCTCACCGACGCGCTCGAGGACCCGGTAGCGGCGGTCGAGAAGGCCTCCCAGTCGCGGCTCGCTCGCACTCAAGACGACTCCCCCCTCAGGGTCCCTCCCAGCCTGAAAATGAGTCGCGAGCGTAACACGAGGCCGCGCAGCGAAGCCCCCCGCAAGGGGCGGATGAAGCGCGCCGGAACCCTCTAGAATGAGGTTGCGATGATCCAGGGGAAGCGCGTCTGCGTCGTGATGCCGGCCTACAACGCCGCGGCGACCCTGGAGCCGACCTGGGCCGAGATCGACCGCACGGTGGTCGATCGCATCCTGCTGGTGGACGACGCCTCGGCCGACGACACCGTCGCGGTGGCCAGGAAGCTCGGAATCGAAACCCACCTGCATCCGCAGAACCGGGGCTACGGCGGCAACCAGAAGAGCTGCTACGCCGCGGCGCTCGCCGGACCCGAAGAGATCATCATCATGCTCCATCCCGACTACCAGTACACGCCGCGTCTGGTGCCGGCGATGGCGGCGATGATCGCCTACGGCGAGTACGACATCGTGCTCGGCTCGCGCATCCTCGGCAACGGCGCCCTCGCCGGTGGCATGCCGCTCTACAAGTACGTCGCGAACCGCGCCCTCACCCTGGTCGAGAACCTCCTCCTCGGCCAGAAGCTCTCGGAGTACCACACGGGGCTGCGGGCCTTCCGGCGCGAGGTGCTGGAGGCGCTCCCCCTGGAACGCAACTCCGACGATTTCGTCTTCGACAACGAGATCCTCGTGCAGGCGTTCGCGGCGCGCTTCCGCGTCGGCGAGCTCTCCTGCCCCACGAAGTACTTTCCCGAAGCGTCGACGATCCACTTCGCGCCCTCGGTACGTTACGGCTTCGGCGTGCTGCGCGCGGCGTTCGCCGGCTTCCTGGCCCGGGCCGGACTCTTCCGCGCGGGCTTCCTGCCCTCGCCGCAGGCATCTGGCGCGCCGGGCGCCGGGGCGAACCCGCGTCGATGAGCGCCGTCGTCGATGTCATCGTGGTGGGCGGCGGGCCGGTCGGGCTCGCGGCGGCGATCGCGGCGCGCGCCCACGGACTCTCGGTGCGGCTGGTCGATCGCCAGCGGCCGCCGATCGACAAGGCCTGCGGCGAAGGGCTGATGCCGGCCGGGGTGCAGGCACTCGCAGCGCTCGGGGTGCGCATGCCGGAACGCTCGATGCCGTTCCGGGGGATCCGCTACCTTTCGGATGGCGTCGTGGCCGAGGCCGACTTTCCCGGCGCGGTGTCGGGCGGCGCCGGCCGCGGCATCCGGCGGACCGAGCTCCACGCCGCCATGGTCGAGCGCGCCGCCGAGGTCGGGGTCGAGCTCGTCTGGGGGAGCCGTGTCGAGTCCGCCCGGGCCGGGCAAGTGCGCACTGCGACGGCCAGCTGGCCCTGCCGCTTCGTGGTCGGCGCCGACGGGCTGCGCTCGGGGCTCCGCCGCGCGGCGGGTCTCGAGGTTGCCAAAGAGGGGACCGGCGCCGCCGCATGGGATCCCAGGGCGCGCTTCGGCGTCACGCGCCACCTGCGCCTTGCGCCGGCATTGGAAATGGAACGGGTCGAGGTCGTCTTCGGCGCCGCCGCCGAGGCGTACCTCACGCCGCTCGCCCCCGACGAGATCGGCGTCGCGATCCTCTGGAGCGGCGGCAAAGGCGGCTTCGACGAGCTCCTGACGACACGCTTCCCTCCCGGGCTCGCCGAGCGGCTCGCCGGAGGCACCGCTCTCGGCCGGGATCACGGCGCGGGGCCCTTCCGCCAGCGGACGCGCGGCGCCGTCGCCGGCGGCGGACGGATCGCACTGGTCGGCGACGCCGCGGGTTACGTCGATGCGTTGACCGGTGAGGGGCTGTCGCTCGGCTTCGAGTCAGCGCTCCTGCTTGGCGAAGCCCTGGCGGCGGACGACCTCACGCACTACGCGCGGCGCCTTCCCCGACTCATCGCGCTGCCTTCCGGCCTCACCCGACTCCTGCTCGCGATCGCGCGGCGCCCCTGGCTGCGCCGCCGGCTGGTCGCCGCGCTCGCCGCCGACCCGGTCCTGTTCGGAAACTTCCTCGGCCTGCTCGGCGCCCGGCGCCCGCTGCGCGAGCTCCTCGTCGGCCGCGCGCTGCGGCTCTGCGGTCGCCTCGCCCGCCCTCTGCCGGCGGGCCTCGCGCCGGGCCGCGCGACGCCAGCATGAACGCCTTCGTCGCCGCCGTCCTCGCCCGCCGCCGGACGGTGCAGGGCCTCTTCGCCCTGCTCGTCGTCGCCATGCTGCCGGGCCTCGCGCGGCTCGAAACCGACAACTCGGCGGCGGTCTTCTTTCTCGCCGGCTCGGGCGAGGTGGCCCGCTACGACGCGTTCGTCGAGCGCTTCGGTTCCGATACCGGCCTGCGCATCGTGGTTTCCGGGGAGGGGCTCTTCTCCTCCGAGGGGCTCGCCTTCCTCGCCCGCCTCGAGGAGGAGTCGGCGCGGCTCGACGGCGTGCGCAACGTGACCGGCCCGGTCGGCCACCACCGGATGCGTCTGCCCGCGTTTCCGCCCGCGGATCCGCGGACGTTTCGCGACCTGCTGCTCGGGAATCCGCTGGATCGTGCGGCCGGGTTCGTCAGTGCGACCGGCGAAGAGGTGTCGATCCTGCTCGAGCTCGAGCGCCATCTGGGCGCCCGGCAGGAGGGGCTGCTCAGCGAGCTCGAGCGCCGGATCGCCGCGCCGCCCGCCGGCGTCGTCGTGACGATGGTCGGCGAAGCGATGTTCCAGCGCGCCCTGAACGCCTCGGGGCGCGAGGTCGAACGCGTCTACTTTCCGCTCCTGCTGGCGCTCGCTGCGCTCCTCCTCGCGGCCACCTTTCGCGAGGCCGGGGCGGTCGTGCTGCCGCTCGCGTTCGTCGCCACGGTCGAGATCGTGGTGCTTGGCGCGATGGGCTACGCCGGCGTCAAGCTCAATCTCGTCGTCGCCATCCTGCCGCCCATCCTCTTCGTCATCGCCCTCGCCTCTGCCGTGCATCTGATGCTGCGCTGCCGCGATATCGAGGCTTCCCAGGGTCCGGATGGCGAGAGCGCGATCGCCGCGACGCTCGCCACCTATCGCGACAAGGGTCGGGCGCTCTTCTGGACCACGGTCTCGACGCTCGCCGGCTTCGCCTCGCTCGCGGTGACGCCGGTGGCGCCGATCCGCACGCTCGGCCTCTGGGCAGGGCTCGGCCTCGCCTTCTCCGGCGCGGCGGCGTTCACGCTGCTGCCGTGTCTGCTTGCCCGCACGATGGCGCGCCGCGCCGCCCTGCCCGAGCGCGCCTTCGAGCTGCGTCTGCAGAGCCTCGGGCGCCGGGTGACCGAGCTCGCCGCCGATCACCGCGCCTGGGTACTGGCGATCTACGCCGGGCTGGCGCTCGTCGCAGCCGCCGGCTTGCCGCGCCTGTCGGTGGCGAGCAACGCCCTGCACTATCTCGCTCCGG encodes:
- a CDS encoding MMPL family transporter is translated as MNAFVAAVLARRRTVQGLFALLVVAMLPGLARLETDNSAAVFFLAGSGEVARYDAFVERFGSDTGLRIVVSGEGLFSSEGLAFLARLEEESARLDGVRNVTGPVGHHRMRLPAFPPADPRTFRDLLLGNPLDRAAGFVSATGEEVSILLELERHLGARQEGLLSELERRIAAPPAGVVVTMVGEAMFQRALNASGREVERVYFPLLLALAALLLAATFREAGAVVLPLAFVATVEIVVLGAMGYAGVKLNLVVAILPPILFVIALASAVHLMLRCRDIEASQGPDGESAIAATLATYRDKGRALFWTTVSTLAGFASLAVTPVAPIRTLGLWAGLGLAFSGAAAFTLLPCLLARTMARRAALPERAFELRLQSLGRRVTELAADHRAWVLAIYAGLALVAAAGLPRLSVASNALHYLAPEHPVRAGIESVERRGIGLSALELVVTGGAGEFLAERPLAALAELGRALRQIPGVLSVVGATDLLDDVASSSPLARAFQPEELRERILPLVRADTTGSRALGRFLAVDGSETRLTLFVPTEGFTRVDPLAARALAVARQALPGAAIELTGQYPLLLAMQRYLLSTLALSLLLTLPVLAITFYILLRDAKGTFYALVPNLWPVLVILGGMGWFGVPLDIATVMVASITLGLVVDDTIHTLAHYRELRAELGERGAVADRMEKTAPAYLLTGVILASGFGVCALSGFAPTARFGLLSAIAIMIAVLADFTLVPALFGRSDMSRSVVGSQGQEPRAD